The nucleotide window GCGGCGATCCCCTCCGGCCGGGCCGGGATCGAGGCCGCAACGGCCGGCAGCGCCTCGAACAGCGCCTCGTCCAAGGCCTCGAGCGAGGTGTCCTGATGGTCGAGGGCGGCCGGCGGCGAGGTCCACACGAAGGCATCCAGCCGGCCATCGACCGGCGACACGGGCGCCCAGCTCTCGCTGACGACGCCGTCGGCGACCCAGGCCGGATCGGCCGGCGCGCGCACCGCGCGTGCCAGCCACTCGCGCACCCGGCCGCGGTCGCCGTGCTGGGTTTCCTCCAGCTCCGCCATCAGCAGGAAGGCGCGGCGGGTCGGCTCCAGCGTCATCGCTGCCTTGAGCTGGGCCCGGGCCAGCGTGTAGTCGGAGGCCTCCAGCGCGGCGCGGGCGAGCGCCAGCGCGCCTTCCGCATTGTGGGCGCGCAGCGCGGCCAGGGTCTTGATCCGCTTCAGCCGATCGAGCGCCGAATCGCCGGTACGCGCATGGGCATAGGCGTCCGCCAGATCGGGATGCGGGGACAGCTTCCAGGTGGTCTCCACCACCTTCAACGCCTTGCGGATGTCGCCGCGCCGGGTGGCGAGCCGCGCCGCGACGACCGCTGCCGGCACCAGGTCGGGCGCCAGCCCGTGCGCCTCGGAGGCCAGCCCCTTGGCCTGGTCCGGATCGCGGTCTTCCAGCTCCAGCGCCTGCGCGGTCAGCAGCACCGCCTTGTGGCGGCGGAAGGTCTTCTTGTCGACGAGCTTGGCCGCGTAATTGCGCTCCAGCGAACGGATCGCATCGGCCCAGTCGCCGGCAACCGCCTGATAGCCGAGCACCGCGCGGCCGGCCCAGGCAAGGCCCGGAACCAGCTTCGCCGCTTCCTCGGCATAGTGGCGCGCGGCGACCGGCTCGCCGACACGCTCCGCCTCGACATAAAGCCCGTGCAGGCCGACCGGCTTGAGCCTGGGATCCTCCAGCATCGCCTCGAAGCGGCCGCGCGCCTCCTCGTGACGCCCGGCCAGCTGGGCGCTCTGGGCGAGCAACAGGGAGGTCGACGGCTCGTGGCCGAGCAACTTGGCGGCCTCCCCGCCATAGCGCGAGGCGCTGGTAGCATCGCCCACGCCCAGCGCCAGCATGCCCTTCGACAGCGCGTCATAGCCGCGGTCGCGGCGGCGACGGCGGAAGAAGCGGCCGACAAGGCCGGGCGAGCGCATCAGGAACAACGCCAGGTTCCACAGGAAGATGCCGACGGCCAGCAGCACGGCAAGCGCCACGGCCGCGGTCATCAGCCCGGTCTCGATCCGGTAGCCCTGCCAGTCCAGCGTCACGAGGCCGGGCCGGTCGGCGATCCAGGCCATGCCGAGAGCGGCGGCGAAGACCAGGGCGATGAAAATCAGCAAGCGGATCATGTCGTCTCTACTCCCGGCGGCTCGTTACCCGGCGGTTGGTGCGCAACTGGCGCGGCGGTCGTCAGTTCGAGGCGGCAGGCGCCGCCGCACCGCCCATCGATTTCAGCACGTCGCCGGTCACCCGGTCCATCAACTCGTCTGCGGCAAGCCGCGCCCTTGCATCCGCCGCCCAGTCCGCGCCGGCAGCACGCACCGCCTCCGGCAACTCCTCGTAGGCGGCAAGCGCACCGGCAAGATCGCCGCTGTCGACCCGCGCCTCCATGCGGCCGAGCGCAGCTTCCGGCGTTGCCGCGTCGCTTTCGCCGGGCTGGCGAACCGAGACCAGCGAGCGTGCATTGGCGAGCAGACTGCCGACGAGATCGCCATCGGCCGGTGCGTCGATCTGCGCAGCCATGGCGCGCGCGGCGACGGCGAAGTCGGCCCGCAATGCAGTGCGGGTCGGTACGCCGCTTTCCGCACGGGCCGCCAGGGCGGAGAGATCCGTGCCCTCCGGCAGGGCCGAGGAGACGGCGGCCAGCTCGGTCGCAAAGGGCTCGCCCCGATCCATCGCCGCACGCAGCGACGAGACGGCAACGGCGCGCGCCGCCGTTTCCCTTGCGCTGACGTCGCCCATGCGCGCCTCGACCGGCGACAGTCGCTCGTCCAGCGCGGAAACACGCCCGGTCAGGCCGGAAAGCTCCTGCTCCAGCTTCGAGGCAAGGGCAGTCTGGTTGCCCGAGATCGTGTCGAGATCGCCGCGCAGGCCGGAAAGCTCCGACTTGAGCCCTTCGAAGTCCTGCCCCAGCGAGGCCGCACGGTCCCGCAACTCGGCAAGGCCGCCGGAAAGGTCCGAGGTGTCGGGAACCTTGGCCGCAAGTTCGTCCAGGCGGGCGGTCAACGCCTGCTGGCCGTCCGAAATCTGCTTGAGCGTCGTATCGAGTGCGCCCTGCGCCTCCTGCAGGCTGGCCAGCCCGGCCGTCTCACCGGCACCGCCGGAGGACACGAACCGGCGAAGCTCGGCAAGACCGGATTCGATCTGGTCGATACGCGTTGCCGCCTCGTCGGACAGGCTGCTTGCCGCCGACCCGGACGACAGATCGCGCAAGGAGGCCTCGAGGGCGCCGATGCGCTCTTGGACGGCGCTCAAGGCAGCATCGGCGGCCGGGGCCTCACGCTCGGCAAGGCCTGCGATCTGCGTCTCCAGACCCGTGATGCGGCTTTGCGCCGCGGTGAGCGCCGACTGCAACTCGGCCGATGCGCCGCCTGAAGAGAGCAGACCTGCCTGATTGACGCCCCAGACGCCGCCAAGGACGATGGCGCCGCCGAGCAGCGAGGCGGCGAGCAGCCCGCCAAAGCCGGTCGAGGACTTGGCTTCGCTCGCGGCCGCAGGCGCCGCGGACTTGTCCGGCTTGGCCTGCGAGGACGCAGTCGATGCAGAAGAAGTCGGCTTGGTGGCCGCCGAGCTCGCGCCCCCCGATGATGCCGAGGTGGAAGAAGTGGAAGACGGCGCGGCGGACGAGGAGGCCGCCCCCGAAGAGGGTGTTGCCGTTGCCGGCTTGGCAGCCGCCGGACCGGAGGAGGACGACGTCGCCGAAGATGCGGGCGATGCCTGCGAGCTACCGGAAGACGCGTTGCTTGCCGGCGAAGCAGGGGCCGACGACGTGCCGGCGGCGGGCTTCGCGCCGGCGGCGCCGGAAGAGGCGGAACCGGGCGTCGAACTGCTCGCAGAGCCGGCCGAAGCGCCCGTCGGCGAGCCTGTTGCCACGCGGCTTTCCGGCTTCGAAGACGCCCCTGCCGCACTCGACGGCGCCGAAGGCGAACCGGCCGTGGAAGACGAGGAACTGCCGGCCGTGGCGGAGGATGTCGAAGCGGTCTTCGCTGCCCCCACTTCCTTGGCCTGCAGATCGATGGTCACCGGCTTGCGGCCCGCACCTGCAGCCGCCGCGCCCTTGGCGTCGGTCGCTTTCGGATCGCCTGCCTTAGGGTCGGCGGATGTCGAAGCGGTGCTCCTGGGGTCCGGCTTCTTGCTGTCGGCAGCCATGAACGGTCTCTCCCTTGGGTCCTTCACCGGGGCCGGATGTCGGCACGGGGCCAGTATAGCGCGTCCGGCGGCGTCCTTGCCCCTCACCCCTTTGTCTATGTTCGCCGCTCTTGCGGTGCAAAACAAATCTGCCCCCGGGCGGGTTTCGCCGCAGGTGAAAAAACCTTTCAACACCCGCACATCACGGCGGCAGCAAAGCCATCAACCCGGCCTCATCCGGAGTTTTCGCAAGGTCCACCGGCCCAAGGCCGGTCAGCGGTTCGCCTGCTTCCGCCGAGATGGCGAGAAAACGGAACGGCGGGCGGTCGCCCCAGGCGGCCAGCACATCGGCCAGCGCCTGTGCGGACCGGCGCGAGTAGACGGGCGCAAGAACCGGCTCGGCGCTGGCCGACAGGGCCGTGCGGATATCCTGCGGCAAGCTGCCGACCGGTTCCATCGCATAGAGCTCGACCAGCCGGCAGGCGATCCCCGCCGGTGCGAGCAGCCCGGCCAGGTCGCCCGAGCGGTCACGCGCGGCAAGATGCAGCACCTCGGCTCCTCTCGGGATCGCAATCCTCAGGGCCGCGGCAAGAGCGACGAGATCCCCCTCGGCCGCGTGGGTCTGCGCAAAGCCGGCCGCCCGTGCAGCGCGTGCGGTCGCCTCCCCCACCGCATGCAGCGGCAGGGCGTAATGGGCGGGAGACAGAAGGCGGACTGCCGCCTCGATGCCTCTTGCGCTGGTCGCCGCAATCGCCGCCAGCCCCTCTGCCGGCGGCAGGGTATCCGGTCCCGGATCGAGCAGGGCGAACGCCAGGAGCGGCGCCACATGCACCTGGTGACCGGCCGCGCGGTAGCGGGCGGCACTGCGGTCGGCGGCAGGCGCCGGGCGGGTCACCAGAACACGGGCCATGGCTCAATACGCGAAGAAGTCCGGGCCGCCGCGGCGCTTCAGCTCGGCGCCGGCATCGCGGCCCATCGCTTCGGCCTCGGCCGTCGTCCCTTCGCGCCGGGTCTCGTGTACCGTGCGTCCGTCCGGCGTCAGGATCAGTCCTTCCAGCACCAGCCGGTCGCCGGACAGGCGC belongs to Stappia indica and includes:
- a CDS encoding COG4223 family protein, with translation MAADSKKPDPRSTASTSADPKAGDPKATDAKGAAAAGAGRKPVTIDLQAKEVGAAKTASTSSATAGSSSSSTAGSPSAPSSAAGASSKPESRVATGSPTGASAGSASSSTPGSASSGAAGAKPAAGTSSAPASPASNASSGSSQASPASSATSSSSGPAAAKPATATPSSGAASSSAAPSSTSSTSASSGGASSAATKPTSSASTASSQAKPDKSAAPAAASEAKSSTGFGGLLAASLLGGAIVLGGVWGVNQAGLLSSGGASAELQSALTAAQSRITGLETQIAGLAEREAPAADAALSAVQERIGALEASLRDLSSGSAASSLSDEAATRIDQIESGLAELRRFVSSGGAGETAGLASLQEAQGALDTTLKQISDGQQALTARLDELAAKVPDTSDLSGGLAELRDRAASLGQDFEGLKSELSGLRGDLDTISGNQTALASKLEQELSGLTGRVSALDERLSPVEARMGDVSARETAARAVAVSSLRAAMDRGEPFATELAAVSSALPEGTDLSALAARAESGVPTRTALRADFAVAARAMAAQIDAPADGDLVGSLLANARSLVSVRQPGESDAATPEAALGRMEARVDSGDLAGALAAYEELPEAVRAAGADWAADARARLAADELMDRVTGDVLKSMGGAAAPAASN
- a CDS encoding uroporphyrinogen-III synthase yields the protein MARVLVTRPAPAADRSAARYRAAGHQVHVAPLLAFALLDPGPDTLPPAEGLAAIAATSARGIEAAVRLLSPAHYALPLHAVGEATARAARAAGFAQTHAAEGDLVALAAALRIAIPRGAEVLHLAARDRSGDLAGLLAPAGIACRLVELYAMEPVGSLPQDIRTALSASAEPVLAPVYSRRSAQALADVLAAWGDRPPFRFLAISAEAGEPLTGLGPVDLAKTPDEAGLMALLPP
- a CDS encoding heme biosynthesis protein HemY, which codes for MIRLLIFIALVFAAALGMAWIADRPGLVTLDWQGYRIETGLMTAAVALAVLLAVGIFLWNLALFLMRSPGLVGRFFRRRRRDRGYDALSKGMLALGVGDATSASRYGGEAAKLLGHEPSTSLLLAQSAQLAGRHEEARGRFEAMLEDPRLKPVGLHGLYVEAERVGEPVAARHYAEEAAKLVPGLAWAGRAVLGYQAVAGDWADAIRSLERNYAAKLVDKKTFRRHKAVLLTAQALELEDRDPDQAKGLASEAHGLAPDLVPAAVVAARLATRRGDIRKALKVVETTWKLSPHPDLADAYAHARTGDSALDRLKRIKTLAALRAHNAEGALALARAALEASDYTLARAQLKAAMTLEPTRRAFLLMAELEETQHGDRGRVREWLARAVRAPADPAWVADGVVSESWAPVSPVDGRLDAFVWTSPPAALDHQDTSLEALDEALFEALPAVAASIPARPEGIAALDDGPLVEMTRAAPKPADTTPGVVAETEEKGPEKAIEKAAAKPLEKTPETASEAPGAEAKPAPAPAPTAQPAEPVSADKDLSEKGTAKPAVTPAVPTAGNGKEASAPATATPVAAAAAAPTKSEGDAKPVAKDAKDKDLSRPIEFPLKHMPDDPGPDGGDDEEPPKKPGYRFFN